The Cryptomeria japonica unplaced genomic scaffold, Sugi_1.0 HiC_scaffold_44, whole genome shotgun sequence region ATTATCTTGAACTTGTTTACCTACAAAAGGTGAATCTAAAAGAGCAGGAATATTCATTTCTTTGAGTTGTCTTTTTGGACCAATTCCGCTTAAGAGGAGAAGTTGAGTGCTACCTATGCTTCCTGCTGACAAAATCACCTCACTATTGATTGACAATTGGTTAAGTGAAATTTGATAAATGAGACCATCATTATTGCTTCTGAACTCCACTCCGCTAGCCTTTGGCTTTCCTGCAATATAGATTGTTGATAATATCACATGCATACACATAGATAGATATATGAAATATATTTCTGAATATTTTGTAAAAGAATAAAAGGAATACTCATCAAAGTAAAGTAGGGTAGGGGAATTCTGAAAGGAAAATATGAATTGGTACCTGATCCGAAACTGAAGAGTATTCTGCTGGCAGTAGCATTGAGAAGAACTACAATATTTTCTGGATTTGCATACTGGAGTAGATCTGCGGCTGTATGTCTCTTTCCATTCTCGTCAAAGATTGAGCCACTGATCTTGGTGCCAACCAAATGATCGAAAGTGTGGCCGTTGTAAGGAAGAACTCCAGCTTGAAGAAGCCCATCCTTGGTAGCAGAATTCCAAGTAGAAAGCTTGTATTGTTGGAAGGCATTCAACCGTTCTACCCATTCATATGACTCATATACAAGTTTCTCATCCCACTTTATTTTCCGAATATATTCAGTGCTCGCCCTGCTGTAGACTCCACCGTTGATGGCTGATCCGCCTCCTAAAACTCTCGCCCGTACCAACTGCACTCCATCTTCTGAGACAAACCCCTGCGCTACGTTGGGATTAGTTGTGGGAGACCCTCTGAAATCCTCCACATCGGGAATTCCGTAAGGAGAGTCTCCCCTCTCCAATACTAAAACAGAGTAGTGCTGTGAGAGAGTTGCTGCCAGGGGACATCCCGCTGTACCTCCTCCAACCACAATGTAATCATATGATCTTGAAGCTGCCTTTTGAGCATCTGCTGTCATAAACGAATATGGGTACTCTGCAGTTGCACACAGAATCGTCAATGTCAAAAACAATCCTATGCTAAGAAACAACTATATTGATTCCAAACAGAAGTTTTTACCCACCCGGATTAGATGTTGCTGCTTCTGAACAGAATTGATGTGTAAACATCAGCAGGCATGAAATCAGAAGAAATAATTTCTCCATACTGAATGTGATTAACCAGTCTAATTCTTCTTCGAATGAATGTTTTGTGATGTATTTGCAATCGTTGCACCTATTTATAGATATTGTCTTTGAAATGGAATAAGAACAGTTCACGCGTATCTATCCATATGGATAGTATCGAGAATTTACTATGCATATTTATCCAAATTTTATATTGTCCTTGGTGGTTTTGTCAAACAAATCCCGTGATTGAAAAGTTCaaattagaaaatgaaataaattttgtcaaccaattattgttgaattatcATCCCTCCACTGTCTTCGGtttaattaaaacaataaaataatggaCCATCTTGCAAAAGAGTCTTTTACCAAGTCCAGTCAAGGGCAAGTGGAAATGTAACATGTCTGTCTTGCAGCCTTGACGGTTTCATTCGTAATTTTATACATATTAACATATGGTCAACGTCTATCTACGTTTATACATATTAACATACGGTCAGCCAGACTTGTTGCAACACATATTGAATGCTCCAATTGTGCAAGATTCTCTTTCTACAAGAATTGATAATGCAAAGAGTCACCCTCAATTAAGATGTTTGAAATTTGAAAGGATTTAGTCAACAAGAGACCTTGGAGAAGGGCATGTGCTTCTGCCATATTATTATAACCATCCAGGAATGGAAGTACTGAAGCTACAAGAATATTTCCTTTATGATCCCTAATTACACACCCACCACCTGCTTTGCGTGCATTGTGTTTGGTTGCCCCATTAAAGTTTAACTTTAACTTCCCTTTCAGAGGACGAATCCAATTGATTTTTAATCTATCTATTGTTCTTTTGGGGGGTTGGAAAGAGCTTCCCGTAAAAGGGAGATTAATGTGTTCCTAGGATTGAAGGATTTTTTAATCCCAATCTGAAAACGAagagttgattgatttggattttgcTACATATGCATTTACTACTTTTGAAATAGAAGTTTCGATTTTCTACAAGACCAGAGATAAGCTTGAAGGTTGCTATCTAAAGATCCTCTTGTTTCTTTCCCACTAGGTGATCATAGGAGGGATGAATTTCCAGATGCAAGAAAAAAATGATTGATGATAGAGTGAAGGCCAATTTGTGAATATATCCCAGAGATTCTCTGATAAGGGATAAATCCAATTCGTTTTATTAATGATGTGAGCCCAACAGGACTGTGCAAAGGAACATTGTAATAGAAGGTGATCCACATCCTCTTGAGCCTATCCACAAAGAACACACCAAAAAGGATCAACAATCCCAAGTTTGATTAATTTGTCTTTTGTTAGAATCCTCCAAGCAAAGCATCCATCTTTAGGAAGGTCAACTTCAATCCAGCAGAATGAAAATGACCTTTGAGGTTGTGCTTGCTGCTCTTGACTGATAAGGGAGTTGTAACCTATTTTTACAGCTTCAACTCAATCTCAATACTTGGAGAATATGAGTTACGATTTGCGATTCCAAAATGCTCCAAAAGATTGATGGcatatataatttgaattgtaaagatgctaaaatcaaattatcaaaactgAACTCTGAGGAAATaatgtaggaggcctaattggctgGCAAACTAGATGTTCACAACTAATAACTTACAAAAATTGAGGCTACACCATATATAATTTTTCATCCAAGTTCTCATTCAAGAAGACAGTTTTCACATCAATTTGATACATATTCTAACTAGATTGAATAGTTATAGATGAGAATATTTTTTGGGAACTGTAATGTCCACACATAGGACAATTATGCGAGTTAATTTAACTTattgataatttataattaaaatataatcctATTGTTGCTATATAAATAGTTATAAGGTGAGGTTGTCCGTATAACTACGAGTGGTATCTTATCTTGTGAATGTTATAGATGGATTTTTTTTGATtgagataaacgggttttacagggacccgaaacccaaagttAAAGAGCACAACAAACATAAGAAGTCGCTAACTAGTCTGTAACCAATGACATAACAACCACGGAAACAGTGGCCAAACCTACacagcaaaaaaaaaaatagaacaagaAAAAACTTAAAGTTACTCACTCGACCAGAGAttacttcatctttgaattcttcTGAGTCACCCTCTTATTGATGTCCTCGAGCTCATCCATGATGAAACTGGAGGTATTATTCTCCTGGTTCCTACTTCTAGTCCTTGTATAGGGACCTGTGTTGGTTTGAAGTCTCGTACCCGACAAGTTT contains the following coding sequences:
- the LOC131862540 gene encoding protein HOTHEAD-like, with translation MEGNNFYRERKAVKEAIAAFFDKDSERKWVKNMKDGDYNRKELKLLWAEMAAVIMRFGHCFREAATSNPEYPYSFMTADAQKAASRSYDYIVVGGGTAGCPLAATLSQHYSVLVLERGDSPYGIPDVEDFRGSPTTNPNVAQGFVSEDGVQLVRARVLGGGSAINGGVYSRASTEYIRKIKWDEKLVYESYEWVERLNAFQQYKLSTWNSATKDGLLQAGVLPYNGHTFDHLVGTKISGSIFDENGKRHTAADLLQYANPENIVVLLNATASRILFSFGSGKPKASGVEFRSNNDGLIYQISLNQLSINSEVILSAGSIGSTQLLLLSGIGPKRQLKEMNIPALLDSPFVGKQVQDNPSAAFTMVSSKPLEDSYSQLAGILDNSQNYIESGSLVQRNNGTNTQYLGVLDIKLAFPLSRGDLWLKSVDPQDNPYVRYNYYSHSLDLQRCVKGIKVMVNLSMSSSIQEFAFTDSGNSKTLQFLGRALPKNQSNDDALAKLCKEALGTFNHYHGGCQAGLVVNERYLVKGVDNLRVVDGSIYKDSPGTNPQATTMMLGRYMGIHILQERTIS